The proteins below are encoded in one region of Pacificitalea manganoxidans:
- the rpsG gene encoding 30S ribosomal protein S7 yields MSRRHAAEKREVLPDAKYGDRVLTKFMNNLMLDGKKSVAERIVYGALDRVEGKLKRSPIEVFTEALDNVKPAVEVRSRRVGGATYQVPVEVRPERREALAIRWLIAAARNRNENTMEERLAGELADAVNSRGTAVKKREDTHKMADANKAFSHYRW; encoded by the coding sequence ATGTCCCGCCGCCACGCCGCCGAAAAACGCGAAGTGCTCCCCGACGCCAAGTATGGCGATCGGGTTCTCACCAAGTTCATGAACAACCTCATGCTCGACGGCAAGAAATCCGTCGCCGAGCGGATCGTCTACGGTGCGCTCGACCGGGTCGAGGGCAAGCTGAAGCGCTCCCCGATCGAGGTGTTCACCGAGGCCCTCGACAACGTGAAGCCTGCTGTCGAAGTCCGCTCCCGCCGGGTTGGCGGTGCGACCTACCAGGTTCCGGTCGAAGTGCGCCCGGAGCGCCGTGAGGCTCTGGCCATTCGCTGGCTGATCGCCGCCGCGCGCAACCGTAACGAAAACACCATGGAAGAGCGTCTTGCCGGCGAGCTGGCCGATGCGGTCAACAGCCGCGGTACCGCCGTCAAAAAGCGGGAAGACACTCACAAGATGGCCGACGCCAACAAAGCGTTCAGCCATTACCGCTGGTAA
- the fusA gene encoding elongation factor G: MAREYPLERYRNFGIMAHIDAGKTTCSERILFYTGKSHNIGEVHDGAATMDWMEQEQERGITITSAATTTFWQWQEDPTAEGTDDTKFRMNIIDTPGHVDFTIEVERSLAVLDGAICVLDANAGVEPQTETVWRQADRYKVPRIVFVNKMDKIGADFFNCVQMVADRTGAIPAPIQIPIGAETELEGMVDLITMEEWVWKGEDLGASWVRQPIRDELKDTADEWRAKLIENAVEQDDAAMEAYLEGEEPDVATLRKLIRKGTLSLSFVPVLCGSAFKNKGVQPLLNAVVDYLPSPLDVVDYMGFKPGDEEEVRNIARRADDAMPFAGLAFKIMNDPFVGTLTFTRIYSGVLKKGDNILNSTKENKERVGRMMMMHSNNREEIDEAFAGDIIALAGLKGTTTGDTLCATNDPVVLETMTFPDPVIEIAVEPKTKADQEKMSAGLQRLAAEDPSFRVETDIESGQTIMKGMGELHLDILVDRLKREFKVEANIGAPQVAYRETIGHEIEHTYTHKKQSGGSGQFAEVKLIISPTEPGEGYSFESRIVGGSVPKEYIPGVEKGIQSVMDSGPLAGFPVIDFKVALIDGKFHDVDSSVLAFEIASRMAMREGLRRAGAKLLEPIMKVEVITPEEYTGGIIGDLTSRRGQVQGQDTRGNAIAIDAFVPLANMFGYINTLRSMSSGRAQFTMQFDHYEPVPQNISEEIQAKYA, from the coding sequence ATGGCACGCGAATATCCGCTCGAACGCTACCGCAACTTTGGGATCATGGCCCATATCGACGCAGGCAAGACCACCTGCTCGGAGCGGATCCTGTTCTACACCGGCAAATCCCACAACATCGGTGAGGTGCATGACGGCGCCGCAACGATGGACTGGATGGAGCAGGAGCAGGAGCGCGGCATCACGATCACGTCCGCCGCGACGACCACGTTCTGGCAGTGGCAGGAAGATCCCACCGCCGAGGGCACGGACGACACCAAGTTCCGCATGAACATCATCGACACCCCCGGTCACGTCGACTTCACCATCGAAGTCGAGCGTTCGCTGGCGGTTCTCGACGGTGCGATCTGTGTTCTCGACGCCAACGCCGGTGTTGAGCCCCAGACCGAAACCGTGTGGCGTCAGGCTGACCGCTACAAAGTGCCGCGGATCGTGTTCGTCAACAAGATGGACAAGATCGGCGCAGACTTCTTCAACTGCGTGCAGATGGTCGCAGACCGCACCGGCGCGATCCCGGCCCCGATCCAGATTCCGATCGGCGCTGAGACCGAGCTGGAAGGCATGGTCGACCTGATCACCATGGAAGAGTGGGTCTGGAAAGGCGAAGATCTGGGCGCGTCCTGGGTTCGTCAGCCGATCCGTGACGAACTGAAGGACACCGCAGACGAGTGGCGCGCCAAGCTCATCGAGAATGCTGTTGAGCAGGACGATGCGGCTATGGAAGCCTATCTCGAAGGCGAAGAGCCCGATGTTGCCACTCTGCGCAAGCTGATCCGTAAGGGCACGCTGTCGCTGTCCTTCGTTCCGGTTCTGTGTGGCTCCGCGTTCAAGAACAAGGGCGTCCAGCCCCTCCTGAACGCTGTTGTCGACTACCTGCCGAGCCCGCTCGACGTGGTTGACTACATGGGCTTCAAACCGGGCGACGAGGAAGAAGTTCGTAACATCGCGCGCCGCGCTGATGATGCGATGCCGTTTGCCGGTCTGGCGTTCAAAATCATGAACGACCCGTTCGTTGGCACCCTGACTTTCACCCGGATTTATTCCGGCGTGCTGAAGAAGGGCGACAACATCCTGAACTCCACCAAGGAGAACAAGGAACGCGTCGGTCGTATGATGATGATGCACTCGAACAACCGCGAAGAGATCGACGAGGCATTTGCCGGCGACATCATCGCGTTGGCGGGCCTGAAGGGCACCACCACGGGTGACACGCTCTGCGCGACCAACGACCCGGTGGTTCTGGAAACCATGACCTTCCCGGATCCGGTCATCGAAATCGCGGTCGAGCCCAAGACGAAGGCCGACCAAGAGAAGATGTCCGCCGGTCTGCAGCGTCTTGCAGCCGAGGATCCCTCCTTCCGCGTCGAAACCGACATCGAGTCCGGCCAGACCATCATGAAGGGTATGGGCGAACTTCACCTCGACATTCTGGTTGACCGCCTCAAGCGGGAATTCAAGGTCGAGGCGAACATCGGTGCCCCGCAGGTTGCCTATCGCGAGACCATCGGTCACGAGATCGAGCACACCTACACCCACAAGAAACAGTCGGGTGGTTCGGGTCAGTTCGCTGAGGTCAAGCTGATCATTTCGCCCACCGAGCCGGGCGAAGGCTACAGCTTCGAATCCCGCATCGTGGGTGGTTCGGTGCCGAAGGAATACATCCCCGGCGTCGAAAAGGGCATCCAGTCCGTCATGGACAGCGGCCCGCTGGCAGGCTTCCCGGTCATCGACTTCAAGGTCGCTCTGATCGACGGTAAGTTCCACGACGTGGACTCCAGCGTTCTGGCATTCGAGATCGCATCCCGGATGGCCATGCGTGAAGGTCTGCGCCGCGCTGGTGCGAAACTGCTTGAGCCGATCATGAAGGTCGAGGTCATCACGCCGGAAGAATATACCGGCGGCATCATCGGTGACCTGACCTCCCGTCGTGGTCAGGTGCAGGGCCAGGATACCCGTGGCAACGCGATCGCGATCGACGCTTTCGTGCCGCTGGCGAACATGTTCGGCTACATCAACACGCTGCGTTCCATGAGCTCGGGCCGCGCCCAGTTCACCATGCAGTTCGATCACTACGAGCCGGTTCCGCAGAACATCTCGGAAGAGATCCAGGCGAAGTACGCCTAA
- the tuf gene encoding elongation factor Tu, with amino-acid sequence MAKEKFARTKPHVNIGTVGHVDHGKTTLTAAITKYFGDFRAYDQIDGAPEEKARGITISTAHVEYETEARHYAHVDCPGHADYVKNMITGAAQMDGGILVVNAADGPMPQTREHILLARQVGVPALVVFMNKVDQVDDEELLELVEMEIRELLSSYEFPGDDIPIVAGSALAAMEGRDPEIGENKIRELMAAVDDYIPTPERAVDQPFLMPIEDVFSISGRGTVVTGRVERGVVNVGDELEIVGIRDTKKTTCTGVEMFRKLLDRGEAGDNIGALLRGIDREGVERGQVLCKPGSVKPHTKFEAEAYILTKEEGGRHTPFFANYRPQFYFRTTDVTGTVTLPEGTEMVMPGDNLKFAVELIAPIAMEDGLRFAIREGGRTVGAGVVSKIIE; translated from the coding sequence ATGGCTAAGGAAAAGTTTGCGCGTACGAAACCGCATGTGAACATCGGCACCGTGGGTCACGTTGACCACGGCAAGACGACGCTGACGGCTGCGATCACGAAGTATTTCGGTGACTTCCGCGCCTATGACCAGATCGACGGCGCGCCCGAAGAGAAGGCCCGCGGCATCACGATCTCGACTGCGCATGTGGAATACGAGACCGAAGCGCGTCACTACGCCCATGTCGACTGCCCCGGCCACGCTGACTATGTGAAGAACATGATCACCGGTGCGGCGCAGATGGACGGCGGCATTCTGGTTGTGAACGCAGCCGACGGCCCGATGCCCCAGACCCGCGAGCACATCCTGCTGGCCCGTCAGGTTGGCGTGCCCGCGCTGGTCGTGTTCATGAACAAGGTCGACCAGGTGGATGACGAGGAGCTTCTGGAGCTCGTCGAGATGGAAATCCGCGAACTGCTGTCGTCCTACGAGTTCCCCGGCGACGATATCCCGATCGTTGCGGGCTCCGCTCTGGCGGCGATGGAAGGCCGTGACCCGGAAATCGGCGAGAACAAGATCCGCGAACTGATGGCGGCTGTCGACGACTACATCCCGACGCCCGAGCGCGCCGTGGACCAGCCGTTCCTGATGCCGATCGAAGACGTGTTCTCGATCTCGGGCCGCGGCACCGTTGTGACCGGCCGTGTCGAGCGTGGCGTCGTCAACGTGGGTGACGAACTGGAAATCGTGGGCATCCGCGACACCAAGAAAACCACCTGCACCGGCGTCGAAATGTTCCGCAAGCTGCTGGATCGCGGGGAAGCCGGCGACAACATCGGCGCCCTGCTGCGCGGCATCGACCGTGAAGGCGTCGAGCGTGGTCAGGTTCTGTGTAAGCCGGGTTCGGTGAAGCCGCACACGAAGTTCGAGGCCGAAGCCTACATCCTCACCAAAGAGGAAGGTGGCCGTCACACTCCGTTCTTTGCGAACTACCGCCCGCAGTTCTACTTCCGGACCACGGACGTCACCGGCACCGTCACGCTGCCCGAGGGCACCGAGATGGTCATGCCCGGCGACAACCTGAAGTTCGCCGTTGAACTGATCGCGCCGATCGCCATGGAAGACGGTCTGCGCTTCGCCATCCGCGAAGGCGGCCGCACCGTCGGCGCCGGCGTCGTCTCGAAAATCATCGAGTAA
- the rpoC gene encoding DNA-directed RNA polymerase subunit beta': MNQEITNNPFNPLTPPKVFDEIKVSLASPERILSWSYGEIKKPETINYRTFKPERDGLFCARIFGPIKDYECLCGKYKRMKYRGVVCEKCGVEVTLQKVRRERMGHIELAAPVAHIWFLKSLPSRIGLMLDMTLRDLERILYFENYVVIEPGLTDLTYGQLMTEEEFMDAQDAYGMDAFTANIGAEAIREMLAQIDLEAEAEQLRADLSEATGELKPKKIIKRLKIVESFLESGNRPEWMVLTVIPVIPPELRPLVPLDGGRFATSDLNDLYRRVINRNNRLKRLIELRAPDIIIRNEKRMLQESVDALFDNGRRGRVITGANKRPLKSLSDMLKGKQGRFRQNLLGKRVDFSGRSVIVTGPELKLHQCGLPKKMALELFKPFIYSRLEAKGLSSTVKQAKKLVEKERPEVWDILDEVIREHPVLLNRAPTLHRLGIQAFEPTLVEGKAIQLHPLVCSAFNADFDGDQMAVHVPLSLEAQLEARVLMMSTNNVLSPANGAPIIVPSQDMILGLYYITMQREGMKGEGMIFGSIEEIEHALNAGEVHLHAKIQARLKQIDDEGNEVMRRFETTPGRARLGGLLPLNTKAPFDLVNRLLRKKEVQQVIDTVYRYCGQKESVIFCDQIMSMGFKEAFKAGISFGKDDMVIPDTKWTIVDETRDQVKDFEQQYMDGLITQGEKYNKVVDAWSKCNDKVTEAMMTTISSKKYDENGAEHEPNSVYMMAHSGARGSVTQMKQLGGMRGLMAKPSGEIIETPIISNFKEGLTVLEYFNSTHGARKGLSDTALKTANSGYLTRRLVDVAQDCIVRQHDCGTELAVTAEPAVNDGEVVASLAERILGRVAAEDVLAPGTDEVLVAKGELIDERKADQIEAGGVASMRIRSPLTCEAEEGVCAMCYGRDLARGTLVNQGEAVGIIAAQSIGEPGTQLTMRTFHIGGVAQGGQQSFLEASQSGKIEFRNAQILENEAGEQIAMGRNMQLAILDEHGEERASHKISYGTKVFVRDGADVTRGDKLFEWDPYTLPIIAEKGGIAKYVDLVSGIAVRDETDDATGMTQKIVTDWRAAPKGNDLKPEIIVMDPETGEPMRNDAGNPVSYPMSVDAVLSVEEGQVVKAGDVVARIPREGAKTKDITGGLPRVAELFEARRPKDHAIIAEADGYVKFGRDYKNKRRITIEPADDTMEAVEYMVPKGKHIPVQEGDFVQKGDYIMDGNPAPHDILSIMGVEALAEYMINEVQDVYRLQGVKINDKHIEVIVRQMLQKWEILDSGETTLLKGEHVDKAEFDAANEKALKRGKRPAQGEPILLGITKASLQTRSFISAASFQETTRVLTEASVQGKRDKLVGLKENVIVGRLIPAGTGGATQKVRAIATARDQKVVDARQAEAEAAAALAAPAEDVSAGTEEDFLVETPESRE, translated from the coding sequence ATGAACCAGGAAATCACCAACAACCCGTTCAACCCCCTGACCCCGCCGAAAGTCTTCGACGAGATCAAGGTGTCCCTGGCGTCGCCGGAACGGATCCTCAGCTGGTCCTATGGTGAAATCAAGAAGCCCGAGACCATCAACTACCGGACCTTCAAGCCGGAGCGCGATGGTCTGTTCTGTGCCCGGATCTTTGGCCCGATCAAAGACTACGAATGCCTTTGCGGTAAGTATAAGCGCATGAAGTATCGCGGCGTCGTCTGCGAGAAATGTGGCGTCGAAGTTACCCTGCAGAAAGTGCGCCGCGAGCGTATGGGCCATATCGAACTGGCCGCGCCCGTTGCTCACATCTGGTTCCTGAAGTCGCTTCCGAGCCGGATCGGCCTCATGCTCGACATGACGCTGCGCGATCTGGAGCGGATCCTCTACTTCGAGAACTATGTCGTCATTGAGCCGGGCCTGACGGATCTCACCTACGGTCAGCTGATGACCGAAGAAGAGTTCATGGACGCGCAGGACGCCTATGGCATGGACGCGTTCACCGCCAATATCGGTGCCGAAGCAATCCGCGAAATGCTCGCCCAGATCGATCTGGAGGCCGAGGCCGAACAGCTGCGCGCCGATCTGTCGGAAGCCACTGGTGAGCTGAAGCCCAAGAAGATCATCAAGCGTCTGAAGATCGTTGAAAGCTTCCTCGAATCCGGCAACCGTCCGGAATGGATGGTCCTGACCGTAATCCCCGTGATCCCGCCCGAGCTGCGCCCGCTGGTGCCGCTGGACGGTGGTCGCTTTGCGACGTCCGATCTGAACGATCTATATCGCCGGGTCATCAACCGGAACAACCGTCTGAAGCGGCTGATCGAGCTGCGCGCGCCGGACATCATCATTCGCAACGAAAAGCGGATGTTGCAGGAATCCGTCGACGCGCTCTTTGACAACGGTCGTCGTGGCCGGGTCATCACCGGTGCCAACAAGCGTCCGCTGAAATCGCTCAGCGACATGCTGAAGGGTAAGCAGGGTCGCTTCCGTCAGAACCTTTTGGGTAAGCGCGTCGACTTCTCCGGTCGTTCGGTCATCGTGACCGGCCCCGAATTGAAGCTGCACCAGTGCGGCCTGCCCAAGAAGATGGCGCTCGAACTGTTCAAGCCGTTCATCTATTCACGGCTGGAGGCCAAGGGTCTCAGCTCGACGGTGAAACAGGCCAAGAAACTGGTCGAGAAAGAGCGCCCCGAGGTGTGGGATATCCTCGACGAGGTGATCCGCGAGCACCCGGTTCTGCTGAACCGTGCGCCGACCCTGCACCGTCTGGGCATTCAGGCCTTCGAACCCACGCTGGTCGAAGGTAAGGCCATCCAGCTGCACCCGCTCGTCTGCTCGGCGTTCAACGCTGACTTCGACGGTGACCAGATGGCTGTGCACGTCCCGCTGAGCCTTGAGGCCCAGCTGGAAGCGCGCGTCTTGATGATGTCGACGAACAACGTTCTGTCGCCCGCCAACGGCGCGCCGATCATCGTTCCGTCGCAGGATATGATCTTGGGTCTCTACTACATCACCATGCAGCGCGAAGGCATGAAGGGTGAAGGCATGATCTTCGGCTCGATCGAAGAGATCGAGCATGCCCTGAACGCCGGCGAGGTGCATCTGCACGCCAAGATCCAAGCACGGCTGAAGCAGATCGACGATGAGGGCAACGAAGTGATGCGTCGCTTCGAGACCACGCCGGGCCGTGCGCGCCTGGGCGGTCTGCTGCCGCTCAACACCAAGGCACCCTTCGATCTGGTGAACCGTCTTCTGCGGAAGAAGGAAGTGCAGCAGGTCATCGACACCGTCTACCGTTACTGCGGTCAGAAAGAGTCGGTCATCTTCTGCGATCAGATCATGTCGATGGGCTTCAAAGAAGCGTTCAAGGCGGGCATCTCGTTCGGCAAGGACGACATGGTCATTCCCGACACCAAATGGACGATCGTCGATGAAACGCGCGATCAGGTGAAGGACTTTGAACAGCAGTACATGGACGGCCTGATCACCCAGGGCGAGAAGTACAACAAAGTCGTGGATGCCTGGTCGAAGTGTAACGACAAGGTCACCGAAGCGATGATGACCACTATTTCGTCGAAGAAATACGACGAGAATGGCGCGGAGCATGAACCGAACTCGGTCTACATGATGGCCCACTCCGGTGCCCGTGGCTCGGTCACCCAGATGAAACAGCTGGGCGGCATGCGCGGCTTGATGGCCAAGCCGTCCGGTGAGATCATCGAAACGCCGATCATCTCGAACTTCAAAGAAGGTCTGACCGTGTTGGAGTACTTCAACTCCACCCACGGCGCCCGTAAGGGTCTGTCGGATACCGCTCTGAAGACCGCCAACTCCGGCTACCTGACCCGTCGTCTCGTCGACGTGGCGCAGGACTGCATCGTGCGTCAGCACGACTGTGGCACCGAACTGGCCGTGACCGCCGAGCCTGCCGTCAATGACGGCGAAGTCGTCGCCTCGCTTGCCGAGCGAATTCTGGGTCGCGTCGCGGCCGAGGATGTTCTGGCACCGGGCACCGACGAGGTTCTGGTCGCCAAGGGCGAGCTGATCGACGAACGCAAGGCGGATCAGATCGAGGCCGGTGGCGTCGCATCCATGCGCATTCGTTCGCCGCTGACCTGTGAGGCCGAAGAGGGCGTCTGCGCCATGTGCTATGGTCGTGACCTTGCACGCGGCACGCTGGTCAACCAGGGCGAGGCTGTCGGTATCATCGCGGCCCAGTCCATCGGTGAGCCGGGCACCCAGCTGACGATGCGGACCTTCCACATCGGCGGTGTTGCACAGGGTGGTCAACAGTCCTTCCTCGAAGCGTCGCAGTCCGGCAAAATCGAGTTCCGCAACGCCCAAATCCTCGAAAACGAGGCGGGTGAGCAGATCGCGATGGGCCGGAACATGCAGCTGGCCATCCTCGATGAGCATGGCGAGGAGCGCGCGAGCCACAAGATCTCCTACGGGACGAAGGTGTTCGTCCGGGACGGGGCCGATGTGACGCGCGGCGACAAACTGTTCGAATGGGATCCCTATACCCTGCCGATCATCGCCGAGAAGGGCGGTATCGCAAAGTATGTCGACCTCGTGTCCGGTATTGCCGTGCGCGACGAGACCGACGATGCGACCGGCATGACCCAGAAGATCGTCACCGATTGGCGCGCGGCGCCGAAAGGCAACGATCTGAAGCCCGAAATCATCGTCATGGACCCCGAAACCGGTGAGCCCATGCGCAACGATGCGGGCAACCCGGTGTCCTACCCGATGTCCGTCGATGCGGTTCTGTCGGTCGAAGAAGGTCAGGTCGTGAAGGCCGGTGACGTCGTTGCGCGTATCCCGCGTGAAGGCGCCAAGACCAAGGACATTACCGGTGGTCTGCCGCGTGTGGCCGAACTGTTCGAAGCGCGTCGTCCGAAGGATCACGCCATCATCGCCGAGGCGGATGGCTATGTGAAATTCGGTCGCGACTACAAGAACAAGCGCCGCATCACGATCGAGCCTGCGGACGATACCATGGAGGCCGTGGAATACATGGTCCCCAAGGGCAAGCACATCCCGGTGCAGGAAGGCGACTTCGTGCAGAAGGGCGACTACATCATGGACGGCAACCCGGCGCCGCATGACATCCTGTCGATCATGGGTGTCGAGGCTCTGGCCGAGTACATGATCAACGAAGTGCAGGACGTCTATCGACTGCAGGGCGTGAAGATCAATGACAAGCACATCGAGGTGATCGTTCGCCAGATGCTGCAGAAGTGGGAGATCTTGGATTCGGGCGAGACCACGCTGCTCAAGGGCGAGCATGTGGACAAGGCCGAGTTCGACGCCGCCAACGAGAAGGCGCTCAAGCGTGGCAAGCGTCCGGCACAGGGCGAGCCGATCCTTCTGGGGATCACCAAGGCTTCGCTTCAGACCCGGTCGTTCATCTCTGCCGCGTCCTTCCAGGAAACCACGCGCGTGCTCACCGAGGCTTCGGTGCAGGGCAAGCGGGACAAGCTGGTTGGTCTGAAGGAGAACGTGATCGTGGGCCGTCTGATCCCCGCTGGGACCGGCGGTGCGACCCAGAAGGTGCGCGCCATCGCGACCGCCCGCGATCAGAAGGTCGTGGATGCGCGTCAGGCGGAGGCCGAAGCCGCCGCCGCGCTGGCGGCACCTGCCGAGGACGTCTCGGCCGGGACCGAAGAGGACTTCCTCGTCGAGACCCCGGAAAGCCGCGAGTGA
- the rpsL gene encoding 30S ribosomal protein S12, which produces MPTIQQLIRKPRQPKVKRSKSMHLEGCPQKRGVCTRVYTTTPKKPNSAMRKVAKVRLTNGFEVISYIPGESHNLQEHSVVLIRGGRVKDLPGVRYHILRGVLDTQGVKDRKQRRSKYGAKRPK; this is translated from the coding sequence ATGCCGACGATCCAACAGCTGATCCGCAAGCCGCGGCAGCCCAAAGTAAAACGATCCAAGTCGATGCACCTGGAAGGGTGCCCGCAGAAGCGTGGCGTATGTACCCGCGTTTATACCACGACGCCGAAGAAGCCGAACTCGGCTATGCGTAAGGTTGCCAAGGTGCGCCTGACCAACGGTTTCGAGGTCATCAGCTATATTCCCGGCGAAAGCCACAACCTTCAGGAACACTCGGTTGTCCTGATCCGCGGCGGCCGGGTGAAAGACCTTCCGGGCGTGCGTTACCACATCCTGCGCGGTGTTCTCGATACCCAGGGTGTCAAAGACCGTAAGCAGCGCCGCTCGAAGTACGGCGCGAAGCGTCCGAAGTAA